In a single window of the Scophthalmus maximus strain ysfricsl-2021 chromosome 18, ASM2237912v1, whole genome shotgun sequence genome:
- the LOC118289847 gene encoding DNA (cytosine-5)-methyltransferase 3A-like isoform X7: MPSNSPAATEPPQTPEKDSAKDVGEDGADQDSPEEGTPASPRTKRRVGRPGRKRKQLLPAERRAYREAEISMMDDLSEADFQKEEEPASPAPPPSQQHTDPASPTVAVTPEPVARRERPTPREIEYQDGRGFGIGTLVFGKLRGFSWWPGRIVSWWMSGRSRAADGTRWVMWFGDGKFSVVCVEKLMLLSSFSSAFHQPTYNKQSMYRKAIFEALQVASVRAGRPVPSCDASDESEGVDTQTRQMIEWGMTGFLPNGPQSLEPPEEEQNPYKEVYPEMWAEPEAAYTPPPAKKPRKNSTQEKAKIREVIDEGTRERLIQEIKKKTRNIEDICISCGSLNVSLEHPLFVGAMCQGCKNSFLECAYQYDDDGYQSYCTICCGGREVLMCGNNNCCRCFCVECVDLLVGAGSAAVAIKEDPWNCYMCGPRNTYGLLRRRDDWPCRLQHFFANNHEQEFEPARLYPPVAAEKRQPIRVLSLFDGIATGLLVLKDLGIQVDKYVASEVCEDSITVGMVRHSGRIMYVGDVRNVTHKHIEEWGPFDLVIGGSPCNDLSIVNPARKGLYGRSGLESNRKGTGRLFFEFYRLLHEARPKPGDGRPFFWLFENVVAMGVSDKRDISRFLESNPVMIDAKEVSAAHRARYFWGNLPGMSRPLAPMVNDRLDLQECLEHGRTAKFEKLRTITTRSNSVKQGKDEHFPVFMDNKEDILWCTEMERVFGFPVHYTDVSNMSRLARQRLLGRSWSVPVIRHLFAPLKEFFACN, from the exons GCGGAGCGGCGGGCGTACAGAGAGGCGGAGATCAGCATGATGGACGACCTTTCGGAGGCCGACtttcagaaagaggaggagccggccagccccgcccctccaccTTCGCAGCAACACACAGACCCCGCCTCCCCCACGGTCGCCGTGACGCCGGAGCCGGTCGCCAGGCGAGAACGGCCCACGCCTAGGGAGATAGAGTACCAG gACGGCCGGGGCTTTGGCATCGGCACGCTGGTGTTCGGGAAGCTGCGAGGTTTCTCCTGGTGGCCCGGCAGGATCGTCTCCTGGTGGATGAGCGGCCGGAGTCGAGCCGCCGACGGCACCCGCTGGGTCATGTGGTTTGGCGACGGCAAATTCTCTGTG GTTTGTGTGGAGAAGCTGATGCTTCTGAGCTCTTTCTCATCCGCCTTCCACCAGCCCACCTACAACAAACAGTCCATGTACCGCAAAGCCATATTCGAGGCTCTGCAG GTGGCCAGCGTGCGGGCGGGAAGGCCAGTGCCTTCCTGTGATGCGAGCGATGAATCAGAGGGTGTGGACACTCAAACCAGACAGATGATAGAGTGGGGCATGACTGGCTTCCTTCCCAATGGTCCACAATCACTGGAGCCTCCAGAAG AGGAGCAGAATCCATACAAGGAAGTCTACCCCGAGATGTGGGCGGAGCCCGAGGCGGCGTACACGCCCCCGCCTGCGAAAAAGCCACGCAAGAACTCGACGCAAGAGAAAGCAAAGATCAGGGAGGTGATCGACGAGGGGACCAGAG AGAGACTCATACAGGAGATCAAGAAGAAGACCAGGAATATCGAAG ATATCTGTATCTCCTGCGGAAGCCTCAACGTCTCTCTGGAGCATCCTCTTTTCGTAGGAGCGATGTGCCAGGGCTGCAAA AACTCGTTCCTGGAGTGTGCCTACCAGTACGACGACGACGGCTACCAGTCCTACTGCACCATCTGCTGTGGAGGCAGGGAAGTGCTCATGTGTggcaacaacaactgctgtag gtgtttctGCGTGGAGTGCGTGGATCTGCTGGTCGGAGCCGGCTCGGCGGCGGTAGCCATCAAAGAAGACCCATGGAACTGCTACATGTGTGGACCGCGGAACACTTACGGTCTACTGCGGCGGCGGGACGACTGGCCCTGCAGACTCCAGCACTTCTTCGCCAACAATCACGAACAGGAATTC GAGCCAGCCAGGTTGTATCCTCCAGTTGCGGCGGAGAAgcgacagccaatcagagtcctctctctgtttgatgGCATTGCCACAG gTCTGCTGGTGCTGAAGGATCTGGGCATCCAGGTCGACAAGTACGTGGCGTCCGAGGTGTGTGAAGACTCCATCACTGTCGGCATGGTCCGACACAGCGGGCGCATCATGTACGTGGGAGACGTGCGCAACGTGACCCACAAACAC ATTGAAGAGTGGGGACCCTTTGACCTCGTGATAGGAGGAAGCCCCTGTAACGACCTCTCAATAGTCAACCCCGCGCGGAAAGGCCTTTACGGTAGAAGTGGTCTTGAGTCAAACCgga AGGGAACCGGCCGGTTGTTTTTCGAGTTTTACCGCCTGCTGCACGAGGCGCGACCGAAGCCCGGCGACGGGCGGCCGTTTTTCTGGCTGTTTGAGAACGTGGTCGCTATGGGAGTCAGCGACAAGCGGGACATCTCCCGCTTTTTAGAG TCTAATCCAGTGATGATCGATGCCAAGGAAGTCTCCGCCGCCCACCGCGCTCGCTATTTCTGGGGAAACCTGCCGGGCATGTCCAG ACCTCTGGCACCCATGGTGAATGACAGGCTGGACCTACAAGAGTGCCTCGAGCACGGGCGCACGGCCAAG TTTGAGAAGTTGCGTACGATAACGACACGATCCAACTCTGTGAAGCAGGGGAAAGATGAGCATTTCCCAGTCTTCATGGACAACAAGGAGGACATCCTCTGGTGCACGGAGATGGAAAG ggtGTTCGGTTTCCCCGTCCACTACACGGACGTGTCCAATATGAGTCGTCTGGCCAGGCAAAGGCTGCTGGGACGATCCTGGAGCGTCCCCGTCATCAGGCACCTCTTCGCTCCGCTCAAAGAGTTCTTCGCCTGCAactag